In the Nicotiana tabacum cultivar K326 chromosome 16, ASM71507v2, whole genome shotgun sequence genome, one interval contains:
- the LOC107806580 gene encoding uncharacterized protein At4g22758-like encodes MLLYKTKKIQQGKGNRLLISITVLGSAGPIRFVVKEEDLVADVINTALKNYAREGRLPVLGSDLNNFVLYCPAVTTEVLSPWETIGSVGVRNFVLFKKPQAENAILDGKQAAMARKRAASWKAWFNKSLTRKIVSY; translated from the exons atGTTGCTTTACAAGACAAAGAAGATTCAACAGGGGAAAGGAAACCGGTTGTTGATCAGCATAACGGTTCTTGGGAGTGCCGGGCCGATTCGTTTTGTGGTGAAAGAAGAGGATCTTGTGGCTGATGTTATTAATACTGCATTGAAGAATTATGCTCGGGAGGGGCGGCTTCCTGTTCTTGGGTCGGATTTGAACAATTTTGTGCTATATTGCCCGGCTGTCACAACAGAag TTCTGAGTCCATGGGAGACAATTGGATCCGTTGGGGTTCGTAATTTTGTGCTTTTCAAGAAGCCGCAGGCTGAGAATGCAATTCTTGATGGGAAACAAGCAGCAATGGCTCGGAAGAGAGCTGCGAGTTGGAAGGCATGGTTCAATAAGTCACTCACTCGCAAGATAGTTTCTTACTGA